The following proteins come from a genomic window of Sorghum bicolor cultivar BTx623 chromosome 3, Sorghum_bicolor_NCBIv3, whole genome shotgun sequence:
- the LOC8054381 gene encoding ABC transporter G family member 10 translates to MEATTVMSQGGGGGRRRQRYRIETRALSYVLPPRGARCFLPWSLSAAGGKEEAEERLLLRGVTCEAPPGELVAIVGPSGAGKTTLLSVLAGSADPARVVGGEVLVDGLPMDAARFRRVSGYVPQDDALFPALTVEESLVYSARLRLRVGGGGGVGSSASDRARELMAELGLAHVAASRVADVSGGERRRVSIGMDLVHDPAVLLLDEPTSGLDSGSALHIVKMLRDMAAKHAKTVVLTIHQPGFRILELIDRVVLLADGAVRHHGSLDFLQSRLIATGHAIPAHVNVLEYAMETIDSLKPDVTAVTTITAAAAAAAASANPVPASARRTGYANSPAAEVRILAGRFAKTVLRTPQLFAARMAQSVLAGAFLGSIFLGTTDLQSRLGFFAFNLTYLLSSTTEALPVFLHERRILERETSRGAYRVSSYVASNAAVFLPFLLAAALLYAAPVYWLVGLAREPAAFAYFALVVWLVMLTANSFVACLSAVAPNYIVGNSVVAGLIGCFFLFSGYFVASKNIPRYWVFMHYASLFKYPFEALVVNEYGGARGARECLASAGGAGGICVLDGAGLLRQQGMREGMRWSNLGVMLGFVVGYRLLCFVFLCIRCHRTRR, encoded by the coding sequence ATGGAGGCGACGACGGTGATGTCgcagggcggcggcggggggCGCCGGAGGCAGCGGTACCGCATCGAGACGAGGGCGCTGTCGTACGTGCTCCCGCCGCGGGGCGCGCGCTGCTTCCTGCCGTGGTCCTTGTCCGCGGCGGGGGGAAAGGAGGAGGCCGAGGagaggctgctgctgcgcggcgtCACGTGCGAGGCGCCGCCGGGGGAGCTGGTGGCGATCGTGGGGCCGAGTGGGGCGGGCAAGACCACGCTGCTGTCGGTGCTGGCTGGGTCGGCGGACCCGGCGAGGGTGGTGGGCGGGGAGGTGCTGGTGGACGGGTTGCCCATGGACGCCGCCAGGttccgccgcgtgtccggctacGTCCCGCAGGACGACGCGCTGTTCCCGGCGCTCACCGTCGAGGAGTCGCTCGTGTACAGCGCGCGCCTCCGGCTCCGcgttggcggtggcggtggcgtggGGTCGTCGGCGTCGGACCGGGCACGGGAGCTCATGGCGGAGCTCGGGCTGGCGCACGTCGCGGCGTCCAGGGTCGCCGACGTGTCCGGCGGCGAGCGCAGGCGGGTGTCCATCGGGATGGACCTCGTGCACGACCCGGCCGTGCTGCTGCTTGACGAGCCCACGTCCGGACTCGACTCCGGCTCCGCGCTCCACATTGTCAAGATGCTCAGGGACATGGCCGCCAAGCACGCCAAGACCGTCGTGCTCACCATCCACCAGCCCGGGTTCCGCATCCTCGAGCTCATCGACCGCGTCGTGCTCCTCGCCGACGGCGCCGTCCGACACCACGGCTCCCTCGACTTCCTCCAGTCACGCCTCATCGCCACAGGACACGCCATCCCCGCCCACGTCAACGTCCTCGAGTACGCAATGGAGACCATCGACTCCCTCAAGCCCGACGTCACTGCGGTCACCACgatcaccgccgccgccgccgccgccgccgcttcggCGAACCCAGTGCCCGCGTCCGCGCGGCGAACCGGGTACGCCAactcgccggcggcggaggTGCGCATCCTGGCGGGGCGGTTCGCCAAGACGGTGCTGCGGACGCCGCAGCTGTTCGCGGCGCGGATGGCGCAGTCGGTGCTCGCCGGCGCGTTCCTCGGCAGCATCTTCCTGGGCACCACCGACCTGCAGTCCCGCCTGGGCTTCTTCGCCTTCAACCTCACCTACCTGCTCTCCTCCACCACCGAGGCGCTGCCCGTGTTCCTCCACGAGCGCCGCATCCTGGAGCGGGAGACCTCCCGCGGCGCCTACCGCGTCTCCTCCTACGTCGCCTCCAACGCCGCCGTCTTCCTCCCGTTCCTCCTCGCCGCGGCGCTGCTCTACGCGGCGCCCGTGTACTGGCTCGTGGGCCTGGCGCGGGAGCCCGCCGCCTTCGCCTACTTCGCGCTCGTCGTCTGGCTCGTCATGCTCACCGCCAACTCCTTCGTCGCCTGCCTCAGCGCGGTGGCGCCCAACTACATCGTGGGGAACTCCGTCGTCGCGGGGCTCATCGGCTGCTTCTTCCTCTTCTCCGGCTACTTCGTGGCCAGCAAGAACATCCCGCGCTACTGGGTGTTCATGCACTACGCCAGCCTGTTCAAGTACCCGTTCGAGGCGCTGGTGGTGAACGAGtacggcggcgcgcgcggcgccaGGGAGTGCCTCGCCTCGGCCGGCGGCGCGGGGGGAATCTGCGTGCTCGACGGCGCGGGGCTGCTGCGGCAGCAGGGGATGCGGGAGGGCATGAGGTGGAGCAACCTGGGCGTCATGCTCGGCTTCGTGGTCGGCTACAGGCTGCTCTGCTTCGTCTTCCTCTGCATCAGGTGCCACCGCACGAGGAGGTGA